The genomic window GGAGATCACCCACCTGCCGATGTACCAGCGCGCCCGGCTCGGCATCGGCTACCTGCCGCAGGAGGCCTCGATCTTCCGCGGGCTGTCGGTCGAGGACAACATCCGCGCCGTGCTGGAGGTGGCCGAGCCCGACCGCAGGGCGCGCGAGCGCAAGCTCGATTCGCTGCTCGAAGAGTTCGACATCGCCCGCCTGCGCAAGTCGCCCTCCATCGCGCTCTCGGGCGGAGAGCGCCGCCGCTGCGAGATCGCCCGGGCACTCGCCTCCTCGCCGACCTTCATGCTGCTCGACGAGCCGTTCGCCGGCATCGATCCGATCGCGGTCGGCGATATCCAGGATCTCGTGAAGCACCTCAAGCAGCGTGGCATCGGCGTGCTCATCACCGACCACAACGTGCGCGAGACGCTGGGCCTGATCGACCGCGCCTACATCGCCCATTCCGGCCGCATCCTCACCGAGGGCACGCCCGAGCAGATCGTGGCGAACGAGGATGCGCGCCGGCTCTATCTCGGCGAGGATTTTCGGCTTTAGGCTGGCCTTCTTGGCCGGACCCAAGCTTTTCTCGGTCCTGATCGTGCAATCCATCGAAACGGTTTCGCGCGGCGCACGTGGAGCTTCGTCCTGCATGAGCGCGCAAAGGTCCGATACTGCCGGACCGCCCGAATGCTTCTTCCAGAACCGTTGTGCTGCCGGATTGCTTCGCCTGACGGCTCGCAATGACGGTGTGGGCCTGCTCTCCGTGTCATTGCGAGGCTTCAGCCGAAGCAATCCAGATCGCGACGACGGGCTGTGGCAATGCTGCCGATCTGCACGGATTTCGGGCGGCTGACGCCAAACAGACTTTGACGCGCGGTTCCGATGAGGCTAGACCTGAACGAAGGAGAAGCAAGGAACGTGCCGATCGCGGCGCGGCTCGCGTGCGGGCCGCGATTTGCCAACGAATTCTGAGGGTTGGGCGTCGAGATGAGTCTGCTGCAACGGCTCGAAATGCGCCAGGGCCAAGCCCTGGTGATGACGCCGCAACTGCTGCAGGCGATCAAGCTGCTTCAACTCTCCCAACTCGATCTCGCAGCCTATGTCGATGCCGAGCTGGAGCGCAATCCGCTTCTCGAACGCATCGACGGGGAAGGGGCGGCCGAGCGCGAGGCGCCGGAGGCTTCCGGCGACGGCGAGGGCTACGACGGCGGCGAGGGACCGGAGCCCGAGGCGTGGCTCGCCTCCGACCTGGCCCCGAGCCGCAGCGAGATCGAGGGCGCGCTCGACACCCGCCTCGACAACGTCTTCGCCGACGAGAACCCGGCCCCGCGCGATGCGGGCAGCGGCGACATGCTCTCGCTGACGGCCGCGCCCTACGGCAATACCGGCGGCAGCTTCGACGGTGAGCTTCCCGATTTCGAGGCGACGCTCACCGCCGAGACATCCTTGCGCGAACATCTCGCCGCGCAGCTCGACCTCGCCACGCGGAGCCCGTTCGACCGGCTGATCGGCAGCTTCCTGATCGATGCGGTGGACGATGCCGGCTACCTGCGCGAGGCGATCGACGGCGTGGCCGAGCGGCTCGGCGCTTCGCTCGACGATGTCGCCCGCCTCCTGAAACTGGTCCAGACCTTCGACCCGCCGGGCGTGGCCGCCCGCGACCTCGCCGAATGCCTCGCGATCCAGTTGCGCGAACAGGACCGGTTCGATCCGGCCATGCAGGCGCTGGTCTCGCGCCTCGACCTCGTGGCCAAGCGCGACTTTCCGGCGCTGCGGCGGCTGTGCGGCGTCGACGACGAGGATCTGATCGCGATGCTGGCCGAGATCCGCCGGCTCGACCCGAAGCCCGGCCGCGCCTTCGGCGCCCACGCCGTCGAGGTGCTGATCCCGGACGTGTTCGTCCGCGCCGCCCCCGACGGCTCCTGGCTGGTCGAGCTGAATTCCGAGGCGCTGCCGCGGGTTCTGGTGAACCAGAGCTACTACGCCCGCGTCTCGAAGGGCGCGGTGGCCGATGGCGACAAGGCGTTCCTGTCCGAATGCCTTCAGACCGCCAACTGGCTGACCCGCAGCCTGGAGCAGCGGGCGCGCACCATCCTCAAGGTCGCCACCGAGATCGTGCGCCAGCAGGACGCCTTCTTCCTGCACGGCGTCGCCCATCTGCGGCCCCTGAACCTGAAGACGGTCGCCGAGGCGATCGGCATGCACGAATCCACCGTCTCGCGCGTCACCTCCAACAAGTCGATCGGCACCAGCCGCGGCACCCTGGAGATGAAGTACTTCTTCACCGCGGCGATCCCCGGTGCGGCGGGTGCGGCGTCCCATTCGTCCGAGGCCGTGCGCCACCGCATCAAGCAACTGGTCGATGCGGAGGCCGCCGACGTGCTCTCCGACGACGCGCTGGTGCAGCGCCTGCGCGACGAGGGCGTCGACATCGCCCGCCGCACGGTCGCGAAGTACCGGGAGTCGCTGCGCATCCCCTCGTCGATCGAGCGCCGCCGGGCGAAGACGGCCACCGCCGGCCGCTGACCGGATTCTTTCCATCGCGGTTCGAAACGCCGCGGTCCAAGGCTGCGCACTACGCCTCACTATGACGCGGCGCGAGCGCGCGTCGCGCGATCGGCTCCGATCGTCTTGCGCCGGCTCCCCTTCGCGTTGACTTGGCCTCCACCCCTTTCTAACTCTCGAAGCCCTCGGGAGGAAAAGCGGAGACGTCGATGGCAGGTTTGCGGGTGACGGGGCACGGCCTCGATCTCGGTACGGCCCTGCGGGGCCGGGTCGAAGACCGCATGGCGGCGACGCTCTCGAAATACCTCGACTCCCATATGAGCGACACCTGCACCGGCCACGTCACGCTTCGGCGGGACGGCGCCGCCTACCGCACCGATTGCGTGCTGCACCTCGTCACCGGGTTGACGCTGGAGGCCTCGGGCGCGGCGCACGATGTGCACGCGAGCTTCGAGCAGACGGCCGACAAGCTCGAAAAGCGCCTGCGCCGCTACAAGCACAAGCTGAAGGACCACGCCGCGCCGAGTCACAACGGCGCCGACATCCAGGCGGCCTACGCCGTCTTCGCCGCGCCCGACGAGGAGGTCGAGGACGAGCCGGTCGAGGCGGAGACCGGGGACCACCCGCCGGTCGTGGCCGAGAGCACCCGGA from Methylorubrum populi includes these protein-coding regions:
- the lptB gene encoding LPS export ABC transporter ATP-binding protein is translated as MPAGVPLRAVAEPRPAGRKGTGKSPGRRSWFGRLFGRGGAAQPAPDGALAEGGGPGVLHVRGLRKSYGARTVVHEAGLTVHNGEAVGLLGPNGAGKTTVFYMITGLVPADRGFISLDGMEITHLPMYQRARLGIGYLPQEASIFRGLSVEDNIRAVLEVAEPDRRARERKLDSLLEEFDIARLRKSPSIALSGGERRRCEIARALASSPTFMLLDEPFAGIDPIAVGDIQDLVKHLKQRGIGVLITDHNVRETLGLIDRAYIAHSGRILTEGTPEQIVANEDARRLYLGEDFRL
- the rpoN gene encoding RNA polymerase factor sigma-54 — translated: MSLLQRLEMRQGQALVMTPQLLQAIKLLQLSQLDLAAYVDAELERNPLLERIDGEGAAEREAPEASGDGEGYDGGEGPEPEAWLASDLAPSRSEIEGALDTRLDNVFADENPAPRDAGSGDMLSLTAAPYGNTGGSFDGELPDFEATLTAETSLREHLAAQLDLATRSPFDRLIGSFLIDAVDDAGYLREAIDGVAERLGASLDDVARLLKLVQTFDPPGVAARDLAECLAIQLREQDRFDPAMQALVSRLDLVAKRDFPALRRLCGVDDEDLIAMLAEIRRLDPKPGRAFGAHAVEVLIPDVFVRAAPDGSWLVELNSEALPRVLVNQSYYARVSKGAVADGDKAFLSECLQTANWLTRSLEQRARTILKVATEIVRQQDAFFLHGVAHLRPLNLKTVAEAIGMHESTVSRVTSNKSIGTSRGTLEMKYFFTAAIPGAAGAASHSSEAVRHRIKQLVDAEAADVLSDDALVQRLRDEGVDIARRTVAKYRESLRIPSSIERRRAKTATAGR
- the raiA gene encoding ribosome-associated translation inhibitor RaiA, translating into MAGLRVTGHGLDLGTALRGRVEDRMAATLSKYLDSHMSDTCTGHVTLRRDGAAYRTDCVLHLVTGLTLEASGAAHDVHASFEQTADKLEKRLRRYKHKLKDHAAPSHNGADIQAAYAVFAAPDEEVEDEPVEAETGDHPPVVAESTRTLKRQSVSEAVSALDMTGAPVVVFVHAGTGRINVVYRRSDGAIGWVDPPGDGR